One genomic region from Bufo bufo chromosome 3, aBufBuf1.1, whole genome shotgun sequence encodes:
- the C3H1orf74 gene encoding UPF0739 protein C1orf74 homolog: MALIVDLHSAAKQHLKGCKRSFTLRLAAEILAVDCGLKPCFLYDLGAVDVLQIQRYLKELHQIGFIQGPLHILNMEGTTLIINVPRAASYLAMLLNSGDLQVMDVSATLKHPELCASDRLWIIQSELSDLLTHLTPYQSELPGAISAAEIPTTGWNLCTIFGCLLNYPAVYWFETTRNFENCLSFTPLRHVTVDTTCPKIGLRKLQVYSFTIPESIYHTLQLLLQVWTDSLKQTFNGQCHFTDPEITMKTVTLPTVAL; this comes from the coding sequence ATGGCTCTCATCGTAGACCTGCACTCTGCTGCTAAACAGCATCTTAAAGGATGTAAAAGGTCATTCACTCTGAGACTTGCTGCAGAAATCTTGGCGGTAGATTGTGGTTTAAAGCCATGCTTCCTTTATGACTTAGGTGCAGTAGATGTCCTGCAAATCCAGAGATATCTCAAGGAGCTTCATCAGATTGGTTTCATACAGGGGCCTTTGCACATTCTTAACATGGAAGGAACGACACTCATCATCAATGTGCCAAGGGCAGCTTCCTACTTGGCGATGCTTCTCAACAGTGGTGATCTACAGGTAATGGATGTTTCTGCCACACTCAAGCACCCTGAATTGTGTGCCTCAGATCGTCTTTGGATCATACAGTCCGAGCTTTCAGATCTCCTGACACACCTAACACCTTACCAGAGTGAACTGCCAGGAGCCATTTCAGCAGCGGAGATCCCTACTACTGGATGGAATCTGTGCACCATCTTTGGTTGCCTCCTGAATTATCCTGCAGTCTACTGGTTTGAAACTACCAGGAACTTTGAGAACTGTTTGTCTTTTACCCCACTGAGGCATGTCACTGTAGACACCACCTGCCCCAAAATAGGACTTCGTAAACTGCAGGTGTATTCCTTCACTATTCCCGAGTCAATATACCATACCCTGCAGTTGCTCCTCCAGGTCTGGACAGACAGTTTAAAGCAAACATTTAATGGACAGTGTCACTTCACAGACCCTGAAATTACTATGAAAACTGTAACCCTACCGACTGTTGCTCTCTGA